The Medicago truncatula cultivar Jemalong A17 chromosome 4, MtrunA17r5.0-ANR, whole genome shotgun sequence genome includes a region encoding these proteins:
- the LOC112421119 gene encoding uncharacterized protein has translation MSFNVVFHHGGQFVRDLIVYYRGGDVTVVEGLDKDKWSYFEVEGIMTDKKYAKNSFRMWWKVEEEIAYKKLRLDADAMDIVDYALSNNVDAHIYLEHGVDNMFYVDAPVCLELQALNDVVENVDAGGFEEIEGDYGGDSENDSYSSEDEAKGIHLDDSEDERALGMDDGFGLSDGDDLEFQPSRMMIDENTYNLKTHSNEKVGGGSSSSAPAICDVPDESLNDKFEIEHEYLNEELGSSDPDDSDNEKGLKDDIFRMEELTKKYKFNVGLQFKSLNEFKDAIIEWNVLNGKEIRFKKNDLERVRVECKKKCGFEALVSKVGGKHTFMMKTWKGDHKCSWQTKNTSATAKWVSKSVANNMFTGDHVTINDIVDFVGKNYSVNITFWRAWKAKQMAKEIVEGNAARQYSLLWRYSAELKRVCAGNSCEINMERPHPTLQPRFGSFYFSFDGCKKGFLTACRPFIGVDGCHLKTRYGGQLLIAVARDPNDQYFPLAFGVVETETKESWRWFLTFLLENIGQDKRWVFISDQQKGLISVFEEMPLRLEHRLCLRHLYANFKKRFGGGTLISDLMMGAAKATYLQAWEKKMSELKAVNPKAWEWLMGFPTKLWCKHALSFYPKCDVLMHNISEAFNSTILGARAKPILTMCEWIRLYLMNRMATLRYKLGRYEGRIMPTPMKRLNKEIELSGGWSPHWSTPTSFQVTHHLNNSGFIVNLDKMTCTCNFWELVGIPCRHVVAAMGFINQNPEDFVDQYYSKEAYELCYSFSVSPINGQDMWPTIEVEDMLPPQYKRGPGRPKKLRRREADENPKTGKHNTRGLNRCTNCGQPGHNARGCKRTEVNPSAQQRKRKPKKNAHAATTSNAPANAASNAETPSNTPVTTASNAPVVTASSAQVSHVTIVPVLIASGAQVSHVTVAPIKKSKGNKTKKSASNINSNVRAVDCNQSGAVELNAPIDNQLNDGDDDEIVAAVEEAERALGIKTVHASQPTPSLKIQRQIAKPLSCTAPQKGKKRKPTEPSRVISKNAR, from the exons ATGAGTTTCAATGTTGTTTTCCATCATGGGGGTCAGTTTGTAAGAGATTTGATTGTGTATTATAGGGGTGGTGATGTAACTGTTGTTGAGGGTCTAGACAAGGATAAATGGAGTTATTTTGAAGTAGAGGGTATAATGACAGATAAAAAATATGCTAAGAATAGTTTCAGAATGTGGTGGAAAGTAGAGGAGGAAATTGCTTACAAGAAGTTGAGATTGGATGCTGATGCTAtggatattgttgattatgcgTTAAGTAACAATGTTGATGCTCATATATATCTTGAACATGGTGTTGATAATATGTTTTATGTGGATGCTCCTGTATGTCTTGAATTACAAGCGTTAAATGATGTTGTGGAAAATGTTGATGCTGGTGGATTTGAAGAAATTGAAGGTGATTATGGAGGTGATTCTGAAAATGATTCTTATAGCAGTGAAGATGAAGCCAAAGGAATTCATTTGGATGATAGTGAAGATGAGAGAGCTTTAGGAATGGACGATGGATTTGGTTTAAGCGATGGTGATGATCTAGAGTTTCAACCTTCAAGAATGATGATTGATGAAAATACTTACAATTTGAAAACTCATTCAAATGAAAAAGTGGGGGGAGGTAGTTCAAGTAGTGCACCTGCAATATGTGATGTACCTGATGAATCACTAAATGACAAGTTTGAAATTGAACATGAGTATCTCAATGAAGAACTTGGAAGCAGTGATCCTGATGACTCTGACAACGAGAAGGGACTTAAAGATGACATTTTTAGGATGGAGGAGTTGACCAAGAAATACAAGTTCAATGTTGGGTTGCAATTTAAATCATTGAATGAGTTCAAGGATGCTATTATAGAGTGGAATGTTCTAAATGGGAAGGAGATAAGGTTCAAGAAAAATGACTTGGAAAGGGTTAGAGTGGAGTGCAAGAAGAAGTGTGGTTTTGAGGCTCTTGTAAGTAAAGTGGGAGGCAAGCACACATTCATGATGAAAACATGGAAAGGAGACCACAAATGTTCCTggcaaacaaaaaatacaagtgCTACTGCCAAGTGGGTGTCAAAGTCAGTAGCTAACAACATGTTTACGGGTGACCATGTGACGATAAATGACATTGTGGATTTTGTGGGGAAAAATTACTCTGTGAATATCACCTTTTGGAGAGCTTGGAAAGCAAAACAGATGGCTAAGGAAATTGTAGAAGGTAATGCTGCGCGACAATATAGTCTATTGTGGAGGTATTCTGCGGAGCTTAAGAGAGTATGTGCCGGTAACTCGTGCGAGATCAACATGGAGAGACCACATCCAACTTTACAGCCTAGGTTTGGaagcttttatttttcatttgatggTTGCAAAAAAGGATTTTTGACAGCATGTAGACCTTTTATCGGTGTTGATGGTTGTCATCTAAAGACTAGATATGGAGGACAACTTCTTATTGCAGTTGCAAGAGACCCAAATGATCAATATTTTCCTTTAGCATTTGGAGTGGTCGAGACTGAAACCAAAGAATCATGGAGATGGTTTCTAACATTCTTATTAGAGAATATTGGACAGGataaaagatgggttttcaTATCTGACCAACAAAAG GGGTTGATTTCTGTTTTTGAGGAGATGCCTCTAAGATTAGAACATAGGTTATGTCTGAGGCATCTGTATGCCAACTTTAAGAAAAGGTTTGGTGGAGGCACTCTAATAAGCGATCTCATGATGGGGGCAGCTAAGGCAACCTACTTGCAAGCTTGGGAGAAGAAGATGTCAGAGTTGAAAGCGGTCAATCCGAAGGCATGGGAGTGGCTGATGGGTTTTCCCACAAAGTTGTGGTGTAAGCATGCTTTGTCTTTTTATCCTAAGTGTGATGTATTAATGCATAATATTTCAGAGGCATTCAATAGTACTATCTTGGGTGCTAGGGCCAAGCCAATTTTAACTATGTGTGAATGGATTAGGCTTTATTTGATGAATAGGATGGCAACTTTACGGTATAAACTAGGTAGGTACGAAGGTAGGATAATGCCTACACCTATGAAGAGATTAAATAAGGAGATTGAACTTAGTGGAGGATGGTCACCACACTGGTCTACACCAACATCTTTTCAAGTTACTCATCATCTTAATAACAGTGGTTTTATTGTTAACTTAGATAAAATGACTTGCACATGCAACTTTTGGGAGTTAGTAGGCATACCTTGTAGACATGTTGTAGCAGCTATGGGTTTTATAAATCAAAATCCTGAGGACTTTGTTGATCAATATTATTCAAAGGAAGCATATGAACTTTGTTATAGTTTTAGTGTTAGTCCTATTAATGGTCAAGATATGTGGCCTACTATTGAAGTTGAAGACATGCTCCCCCCACAATACAAGAGAGGTCCTGGTAGACCAAAAAAGTTGAGGAGAAGGGAAGCTGATGAAAACCCAAAGACCGGAAAACATAATACTAGGGGTCTTAATAGGTGCACAAATTGTGGCCAGCCTGGTCATAATGCTAGGGGTTGCAAAAGAACAGAAGTAAACCCATCTGCACAGCAAAGAAAG agaaaacccaaaaaaaatgcTCATGCAGCGACTACCTCCAATGCACCTGCAAATGCTGCTTCAAATGCAGAAACACCTTCTAATACACCTGTCACTACTGCTTCAAATGCACCTGTTGTGACTGCATCCAGTGCCCAAGTTTCACATGTTACTATTGTGCCTGTTTTGATTGCATCTGGTGCCCAAGTTTCACATGTTACTGTTGCACCCATTAAAAAG AGTAAAGgcaataaaacaaagaaatCTGCCTCTAATATCAATTCTAATGTACGTGCTGTTGATTGTAATCAAAGTGGTGCTGTTGAACTTAATGCACCAATTGACAATCAGTTAAATGACGGCGACGATGATGAAATTGTAGCAGCTGTCGAGGAAGCAGAACGTGCACTTGGCATTAAAACGGTTCATGCAAGCCAACCCACACCATCTTTGAAAATTCAAAGGCAAATTGCCAAACCATTAAGTTGCACTGCACCACAAAAG GGAAAGAAGCGAAAACCTACCGAGCCATCAAGGGTGATCTCAAAAAATGCAAGATGA